The Paenibacillus sp. RUD330 genome has a segment encoding these proteins:
- a CDS encoding NAD-dependent protein deacylase, translating to MEQADLQTILSDSRRIVFFGGAGTSTESGIPDFRSADGLYEQRTSKTYLPEEILSRDFFMEHPADFYTFYRTHMVYPQALPNAAHRALARLEQEGRLSAVVTQNIDGLHQLAGSRSVLELHGSVHRNDCMDCGLKYPLSAVLRDPRPVPLCTACGGIVKPDVVLYQENLDTDILDRAAFEIEQADTLIVGGTSLTVHPAAGLVSLYRGDKLIIVNRTPTPLDSYANYISDGNVGDVLGSLYPR from the coding sequence ATGGAGCAGGCGGATCTGCAGACGATTTTGTCCGACAGCCGGCGCATCGTATTTTTCGGCGGGGCAGGAACCTCGACCGAAAGCGGGATTCCCGATTTCCGCTCGGCGGACGGGTTGTACGAGCAGCGTACGAGCAAAACGTATTTGCCGGAAGAGATTTTGAGCCGGGACTTCTTCATGGAGCATCCGGCTGATTTCTATACCTTTTACCGGACCCATATGGTCTATCCCCAAGCGCTTCCCAATGCCGCTCATCGAGCCCTGGCCCGGCTGGAGCAGGAAGGCCGGCTGAGCGCGGTCGTCACCCAGAATATCGACGGCCTGCATCAGCTCGCCGGCAGCCGCAGCGTGCTGGAGCTGCATGGATCGGTCCACCGCAACGATTGCATGGACTGCGGTCTCAAATATCCGTTGTCCGCCGTCCTGCGCGATCCGCGCCCGGTTCCTCTCTGCACGGCCTGCGGGGGCATCGTCAAGCCGGATGTCGTGCTGTACCAGGAGAACCTCGATACGGATATCCTGGACCGTGCGGCGTTCGAGATCGAGCAGGCCGACACGCTCATCGTGGGAGGCACGTCGCTGACGGTGCATCCGGCTGCAGGCCTCGTGAGCCTATACCGCGGCGACAAGCTTATTATCGTCAACCGGACGCCGACTCCGCTCGATTCTTATGCGAACTATATTTCGGACGGTAATGTCGGAGACGTGCTGGGCTCCCTTTACCCTCGTTGA
- a CDS encoding HD domain-containing protein, protein MTLISSLNDKDEFTGFYLVKELDVKLTNSTPPKDYWDLVLSDSSGQLTAKYWDLKPHEKDTLKPMMLAKVQGTVQLYRERLQLKVSRIRPAAPEDNLQLTDFIRAAPVAPDALMESIRAKVDSIQDVQIREITAYCVVKAGDRLEHYPAAKSHHHAYYAGLAYHMVRMLEIGEFLCMQRPFLNRDLLIAGIILHDLAKPEEMNAQLGIVSEYSDRGRLIGHLALISGWITEAALKLGIELESAKATALQHLVLSHHNLGEWGSPVQPQMAEAVALHFIDSLDAKLQMVEDALGSTPEADSWTPMIRGLENKAIFKTSL, encoded by the coding sequence ATGACGTTGATTAGCAGTCTGAACGACAAGGACGAATTTACAGGGTTCTATCTGGTCAAGGAACTCGATGTCAAGCTGACCAATTCGACGCCTCCCAAGGATTACTGGGATCTTGTGCTCTCGGATTCAAGCGGCCAGCTTACGGCCAAGTACTGGGATTTGAAGCCGCATGAGAAAGATACGCTGAAGCCGATGATGCTGGCCAAAGTACAGGGGACCGTGCAGCTGTACAGGGAACGCCTGCAGCTGAAGGTATCCCGGATCCGGCCTGCCGCGCCGGAGGACAATTTGCAGCTGACGGACTTCATCCGTGCCGCTCCCGTCGCTCCCGACGCCTTGATGGAGAGCATCCGCGCCAAGGTCGACTCCATCCAGGACGTGCAGATTCGGGAAATAACCGCTTATTGCGTCGTGAAGGCGGGAGATCGGCTGGAGCATTACCCCGCGGCCAAAAGCCATCATCATGCCTACTATGCGGGCCTTGCCTACCATATGGTGCGGATGCTGGAGATCGGAGAATTTCTCTGCATGCAGAGGCCGTTCCTGAACCGGGATCTTCTCATTGCGGGCATCATCCTGCATGATCTGGCCAAGCCGGAGGAAATGAACGCGCAGCTCGGCATCGTCTCCGAATACAGCGATCGCGGCCGGCTGATCGGCCATCTGGCGCTCATATCCGGCTGGATTACGGAAGCGGCGCTGAAGCTCGGCATCGAGCTGGAGTCCGCCAAGGCAACGGCGCTTCAGCATCTTGTGCTGTCCCATCACAACCTCGGGGAATGGGGGAGCCCCGTGCAGCCGCAAATGGCCGAGGCGGTCGCGCTCCATTTCATCGATTCGCTCGACGCCAAGCTGCAGATGGTCGAGGACGCGCTCGGCTCTACACCGGAAGCCGACAGCTGGACGCCGATGATCCGCGGGTTGGAAAACAAGGCGATCTTCAAAACCAGCTTGTAG
- the nfsA gene encoding oxygen-insensitive NADPH nitroreductase → MQAGDSNETIKLLMNHRSIRRYKNEPVTGEQLDAVLACARQASSSSHMQAYSVIGITDPELRNQIADVAGSQRHVREAPVFLVWCADLSRFGEAVSMHGGSFSATTEYFLVATVDASLAAQNAAAAAESLGLGIVYIGGIRNDMRAMSELLGLPPLVYPVFGMCIGVPDERPDHRPRLPLESMYAENRYRENGYAEDLERYDSLYAEYIRNRSGGGRESSWTREMKGRTEYPSRSYGDFLREQGFSFED, encoded by the coding sequence ATGCAAGCCGGCGACAGCAACGAGACCATCAAGCTGCTCATGAACCACCGCTCCATCCGGCGCTACAAGAACGAGCCGGTCACCGGCGAACAGCTGGACGCCGTTCTGGCCTGCGCCCGTCAAGCTTCTTCTTCCAGCCATATGCAGGCGTACAGCGTCATCGGAATCACCGATCCCGAGCTGAGGAACCAGATCGCCGATGTCGCGGGCAGCCAGCGCCATGTCCGGGAGGCGCCTGTCTTCCTCGTCTGGTGCGCCGATCTAAGCCGCTTCGGAGAAGCGGTCTCCATGCATGGAGGCAGCTTCTCCGCGACGACGGAGTATTTCCTTGTGGCGACGGTCGACGCCTCGCTCGCGGCGCAGAACGCGGCGGCCGCAGCCGAGTCTCTGGGACTCGGCATCGTGTACATCGGCGGAATCCGCAACGACATGAGGGCGATGTCGGAGCTGCTCGGACTGCCGCCTCTCGTCTACCCTGTATTCGGCATGTGCATCGGCGTTCCCGACGAGCGGCCGGATCATCGGCCGCGGCTGCCGTTGGAGAGCATGTATGCCGAGAACCGGTATAGGGAAAATGGCTATGCCGAAGATCTGGAGCGCTACGACAGCCTCTATGCGGAATACATCCGCAACCGTTCCGGCGGCGGCAGGGAATCGTCGTGGACGCGCGAGATGAAAGGGCGCACCGAGTATCCATCGCGCAGCTACGGGGATTTCTTGCGGGAACAGGGATTTTCGTTCGAGGATTGA
- a CDS encoding MarR family transcriptional regulator, which yields MVNEAVSQELIRQLDDRFRLVRKLINSEWNRDNEHGLGLTHVRILSLLSSEGPQKASVLADRLQITSGAVTGLPDRLVELGYISRERGEQDRRVVLLDIEANGKQLLEQVSKTKQKLMYKLYEGMDGTDMEQMLRYFDRMIANLQSE from the coding sequence ATGGTCAATGAAGCGGTATCGCAAGAGCTGATCAGGCAGCTGGACGACCGGTTCAGGCTCGTCCGCAAGCTCATCAACTCCGAATGGAACCGGGATAACGAACATGGACTTGGCCTTACGCATGTCCGCATTCTCAGCCTGTTGTCCTCCGAAGGTCCGCAGAAGGCATCGGTGCTGGCGGACCGGCTCCAAATTACTTCCGGCGCGGTGACCGGACTGCCCGACCGTCTGGTCGAGCTGGGCTATATATCGAGAGAGCGCGGGGAGCAGGACCGCAGAGTCGTGCTGCTCGATATCGAAGCGAACGGCAAGCAGCTGCTCGAGCAGGTGAGCAAGACCAAGCAGAAGCTGATGTATAAGCTGTACGAGGGAATGGACGGGACGGATATGGAGCAGATGCTCCGGTATTTCGACCGGATGATCGCCAATCTGCAGTCGGAGTGA
- a CDS encoding urease accessory protein UreD has protein sequence MSTVPEAAAPGGIRVSELRATFEHRSGATRLQERYHTSPIKIAKSFPLGSGAGVLVMDVSPGMLEGDAYRMDWTAGSNTMVQLSNQSFLKVHPCPGGGGASLRQRFIIGEHAVMEHMPEPVMLFADAAFASDTEVMLAPGACWMQAEVLCPGRTLRGEVFRYRRLDSKLAVYEGGQLIYRQNQRIIPGEQLLGAPGSWQGMTHWGTFCVFSSLVDRRLEEKLREAMDSLQPVPGREVVSGVSLTWRSGLVVQAGARSAWTLQRALEHAWLTARKLLRPDLPDPLRKALN, from the coding sequence TTGAGTACGGTCCCGGAAGCGGCAGCGCCGGGCGGCATCCGGGTATCCGAGCTTCGGGCAACATTCGAGCATCGATCCGGCGCGACGCGGCTGCAGGAGCGCTACCATACTTCGCCCATCAAGATCGCCAAAAGCTTTCCGCTCGGCAGCGGAGCGGGTGTTCTCGTCATGGATGTGTCGCCGGGCATGCTGGAAGGCGATGCGTACCGGATGGATTGGACGGCCGGCAGCAATACGATGGTCCAGCTTTCCAATCAGTCGTTCCTCAAGGTGCATCCGTGTCCGGGAGGAGGCGGCGCATCGCTGCGGCAGCGGTTCATCATCGGCGAGCATGCGGTCATGGAGCATATGCCCGAGCCGGTCATGCTGTTCGCAGATGCGGCCTTCGCCTCGGATACGGAAGTGATGCTCGCTCCCGGCGCATGCTGGATGCAGGCCGAGGTGCTCTGTCCGGGCCGGACGCTGCGCGGAGAAGTATTCCGCTATCGCCGCCTGGACAGCAAGCTTGCTGTCTATGAGGGTGGACAACTGATCTATCGCCAGAACCAGCGCATTATTCCCGGCGAGCAGCTGCTCGGCGCGCCGGGAAGCTGGCAGGGAATGACCCATTGGGGAACCTTCTGCGTCTTCTCGTCGCTGGTGGACCGCCGCCTGGAGGAGAAGCTGCGCGAAGCGATGGATTCTCTCCAGCCGGTGCCCGGACGGGAGGTCGTCAGCGGCGTCTCGCTGACATGGAGAAGCGGCCTCGTAGTACAGGCCGGCGCCCGCAGCGCATGGACGCTGCAGCGGGCGCTTGAGCATGCCTGGCTGACGGCGAGGAAGCTGCTGAGGCCGGATTTGCCGGACCCGCTCCGTAAAGCTTTGAACTAA
- the ureG gene encoding urease accessory protein UreG, with protein sequence MCQGQGHTHVEWETNPIPAGRPIRIGIGGPVGSGKTKLVERLAEALKDKYSLAVITNDIYTKEDARILAATGVLPEERIIGVETGGCPHTAVREDASMNFEAIEELQSRFSPLELIFIESGGDNLAAAFSPELADRFIYIIDVAQGEKIPRKGGPGIMRSDLLVINKTDLAPHVGASLEVMEADSRRMRGGRPFVFSNLFGGEGTAEIAAWLEHEIAHAQGRSHAHHDRGHAHGESAAASDTASGGDGHSH encoded by the coding sequence ATGTGCCAAGGACAAGGACATACGCATGTGGAATGGGAGACCAATCCGATCCCGGCCGGGAGGCCGATCCGGATCGGCATCGGCGGACCGGTCGGCTCCGGCAAGACCAAGCTGGTGGAGCGGCTGGCGGAAGCGCTGAAGGATAAGTACAGCCTGGCGGTCATCACCAACGACATCTATACCAAGGAGGATGCGCGGATATTGGCGGCGACAGGCGTTCTGCCGGAAGAGCGGATCATCGGCGTGGAGACGGGCGGCTGCCCGCATACGGCTGTGCGCGAGGACGCTTCGATGAATTTCGAGGCGATCGAGGAGCTGCAGAGCCGGTTTTCCCCGCTGGAGCTCATCTTCATCGAGAGCGGCGGCGACAATCTGGCCGCCGCGTTCAGCCCCGAGCTGGCGGACCGGTTCATCTACATCATCGACGTTGCCCAAGGGGAGAAAATACCGCGCAAGGGCGGTCCGGGCATCATGCGCTCCGACCTGCTCGTCATCAACAAGACCGACCTTGCCCCTCATGTTGGCGCAAGCCTCGAGGTGATGGAGGCGGACTCGCGCCGCATGCGCGGCGGCCGGCCGTTCGTCTTCTCCAATCTGTTCGGAGGCGAAGGGACGGCGGAGATCGCCGCTTGGCTGGAGCATGAGATCGCCCATGCGCAGGGCAGAAGCCATGCCCATCACGACCGCGGCCATGCTCATGGCGAGAGCGCCGCCGCCTCCGATACGGCTTCCGGCGGAGACGGACACTCCCATTGA
- a CDS encoding urease accessory UreF family protein: MLQQLLDSALPIGGFSHSFGLETLIQEGGIRSSADLEQYLRAMLEQSWATTDALVVSAVYRDAPAGEYRRLWAAERIVHVQRIGTETRSGMEKMGRRLLALAASIYPGCRMEELEKAYREGECLLTHPLVFGWICWQSGIGREQAVQGWLYGSIGNAVNSALRLMAIGQTEAQRMLAMLSADAGRAAGITLGMEPEEAWSNMPYAELAMIRHETLYSRLFMS; this comes from the coding sequence GTGCTGCAGCAGCTGCTGGACTCGGCGCTGCCGATCGGAGGCTTCTCGCACAGCTTCGGCTTGGAGACGCTGATCCAGGAAGGCGGCATCCGCAGCTCCGCCGATCTGGAGCAGTATTTGCGCGCGATGCTGGAGCAGAGCTGGGCGACGACGGATGCGCTGGTCGTCTCCGCCGTATACCGGGATGCGCCGGCAGGGGAGTATCGGCGGTTATGGGCGGCCGAGCGCATCGTGCATGTCCAGCGCATCGGGACCGAGACCCGCTCCGGGATGGAGAAGATGGGTCGGCGCCTGCTGGCGCTGGCGGCGTCGATCTATCCGGGATGCCGCATGGAAGAGCTGGAGAAGGCATACCGGGAAGGGGAATGCCTGCTGACCCATCCGCTCGTATTCGGCTGGATCTGCTGGCAGAGCGGCATCGGCCGGGAGCAGGCCGTGCAGGGGTGGCTGTACGGCAGCATCGGCAATGCGGTGAACAGCGCGCTTCGCCTGATGGCCATTGGGCAGACGGAAGCCCAGCGCATGCTGGCCATGCTGTCGGCGGATGCCGGGCGGGCCGCCGGGATAACGCTCGGCATGGAGCCGGAAGAGGCTTGGAGCAACATGCCTTACGCCGAGCTGGCCATGATCCGCCACGAGACGCTGTACTCGCGGTTGTTCATGTCCTGA
- the ureC gene encoding urease subunit alpha — translation MRYMDRRSYADMFGPTAGDAVRLADTELWAVIEKDYTVYGDECKFGGGKVIRDGMGQSSRALRSDGVLDTLITNAVIIDHWGIVKADIGIRDGHIVAIGKAGNPDIMDGVTPGMTVGAGTEVIAAEGKIVTAGGIDAHIHYICPQQIETALSSGVTTMIGGGTGPATGTNATTCTPGAWHMQRMLEAAEAFPMNLGFTGKGNASFTEPLIEQIEAGAIGLKLHEDWGTTPAAIDACLKAADRYDVQVAIHTDTLNESGFLEDTLAAIGGRTIHTYHTEGAGGGHAPDIISAAGELNVLPSSTNPTRPFTVNTIEEHLDMLMVCHHLDSRIPEDVAFADSRIRPETIAAEDILHDMGVFSMLSSDSQAMGRVGEVIIRTWQTADKMKRQRGPLAPDDEHGDNFRIKRYVAKYTINPAITHGVSHLVGSVEPGKFADLALWSPMFFGVKPDLVLKGGMIAFAQMGDPNASIPTPQPVFGRPMFAAYGRAVYGSCITFVSQAAHDSGIAERLGLQKRVEPVKGCRTVSKKDMIHNDATPVIEVDPETYKVTVDGVHATCEPAEIVPMAQRYFLF, via the coding sequence ATGAGATACATGGACCGCAGAAGCTACGCGGACATGTTCGGCCCTACCGCCGGGGACGCCGTAAGGCTGGCCGATACGGAGCTGTGGGCGGTCATCGAGAAGGATTACACCGTCTACGGCGACGAATGCAAGTTCGGCGGCGGCAAGGTCATCCGCGACGGCATGGGCCAGTCGAGCCGGGCGCTCCGCAGCGACGGAGTGCTGGACACGCTGATCACGAATGCCGTCATCATCGACCACTGGGGCATCGTCAAGGCCGACATCGGCATCCGGGACGGACATATCGTGGCGATCGGCAAGGCCGGCAATCCGGACATCATGGACGGCGTCACGCCCGGCATGACCGTCGGAGCGGGCACGGAGGTCATAGCCGCCGAAGGCAAGATCGTCACGGCGGGAGGCATCGACGCCCATATCCATTACATTTGTCCCCAGCAGATCGAGACGGCGCTCTCCTCCGGCGTCACGACGATGATCGGCGGCGGCACGGGTCCGGCAACGGGCACCAACGCCACGACCTGCACTCCCGGTGCCTGGCATATGCAGCGCATGCTGGAGGCCGCCGAAGCTTTCCCGATGAATCTCGGCTTCACCGGCAAGGGCAACGCCAGCTTCACGGAGCCGCTGATCGAGCAGATCGAGGCGGGAGCGATCGGCCTCAAGCTGCATGAAGACTGGGGAACCACTCCCGCCGCGATCGACGCCTGCCTGAAGGCGGCGGACCGATACGACGTGCAGGTTGCGATCCATACCGATACGCTCAACGAATCCGGCTTCCTGGAGGATACGCTGGCCGCCATCGGCGGCAGGACGATCCATACCTACCATACCGAAGGCGCGGGAGGAGGGCATGCCCCCGACATCATCTCAGCGGCAGGAGAGCTCAACGTGCTGCCGAGCTCCACGAATCCGACCCGTCCGTTCACGGTCAACACGATCGAGGAGCATCTGGACATGCTGATGGTATGCCATCATCTGGATTCGCGCATCCCCGAGGATGTGGCGTTCGCCGACTCGCGCATCCGTCCCGAGACGATCGCCGCCGAGGATATCCTGCACGATATGGGGGTGTTCAGCATGCTGAGCTCCGATTCCCAGGCAATGGGACGCGTCGGCGAAGTGATTATCCGAACCTGGCAGACGGCGGACAAGATGAAAAGGCAGCGCGGGCCGCTGGCCCCGGACGATGAGCATGGCGACAACTTCCGGATCAAGCGGTATGTGGCGAAATACACGATCAATCCGGCCATTACCCATGGCGTTTCCCATCTCGTCGGCTCCGTCGAGCCGGGAAAGTTCGCCGATCTTGCGCTTTGGAGCCCGATGTTCTTCGGAGTGAAGCCCGATCTCGTGCTGAAGGGCGGAATGATCGCCTTCGCGCAGATGGGCGATCCCAACGCCTCGATTCCGACGCCGCAGCCGGTGTTCGGCCGCCCGATGTTCGCCGCTTACGGCCGGGCGGTGTACGGCAGCTGCATCACATTCGTCTCCCAAGCAGCCCATGACAGCGGCATCGCGGAGCGGCTCGGCCTGCAGAAGCGGGTGGAGCCGGTCAAGGGCTGCCGGACGGTATCCAAAAAAGACATGATCCATAACGACGCCACCCCCGTCATCGAGGTCGACCCGGAGACCTACAAGGTGACGGTGGACGGTGTCCATGCGACCTGCGAGCCTGCGGAAATCGTGCCGATGGCGCAAAGGTACTTCTTATTCTGA
- a CDS encoding urease subunit beta — MIPGEYRILPGEIKLNEGRRTAELFVVNQGDRPVQVGSHYHFFEVNRGLSFDREQAFGMRLNIPAGTAVRFEPGEEKPVELVELGGSRLGFGLSGMTRGPAAAGAMPDEVRARLKAWEGEQA, encoded by the coding sequence GTGATACCAGGGGAATACCGGATATTGCCGGGAGAGATCAAGCTCAACGAAGGCCGGCGGACCGCGGAGCTGTTTGTCGTCAACCAAGGAGACCGGCCGGTCCAGGTCGGCTCGCATTACCATTTCTTCGAAGTGAATCGCGGGCTGAGCTTCGACCGCGAGCAGGCTTTCGGCATGAGGCTCAACATACCTGCCGGCACGGCCGTGCGGTTCGAGCCGGGCGAGGAGAAGCCGGTCGAGCTTGTCGAGCTCGGCGGAAGCCGCCTTGGCTTCGGGCTGAGCGGCATGACGAGAGGACCGGCGGCTGCCGGCGCGATGCCGGATGAGGTGAGAGCCCGCCTGAAGGCTTGGGAGGGGGAGCAGGCATGA
- a CDS encoding urease subunit gamma, whose protein sequence is MQLNEREKEKLLITMAADVARRRLDRGVKLNYPESIALITSEIMEGARDGLTVARLMEYGTRILRRDQVMAGIPEMIHEVQVEATFPDGTKLVTVHQPISG, encoded by the coding sequence ATGCAGTTGAATGAGCGGGAAAAAGAGAAGCTGCTCATCACAATGGCCGCCGACGTGGCTCGCAGGCGGCTTGACCGGGGAGTCAAGCTCAATTATCCCGAGAGCATCGCGCTCATTACTTCCGAGATCATGGAGGGCGCCCGAGACGGCCTTACGGTCGCGCGCCTGATGGAATACGGCACGCGGATCCTGCGCCGGGACCAGGTGATGGCGGGCATACCGGAGATGATCCATGAGGTTCAGGTCGAGGCGACATTCCCTGACGGGACGAAGCTCGTGACCGTGCACCAGCCCATATCGGGCTGA